A stretch of the Argentina anserina chromosome 6, drPotAnse1.1, whole genome shotgun sequence genome encodes the following:
- the LOC126798515 gene encoding nuclear transcription factor Y subunit A-10: MAMQTVHYKEHEGLGQLTSVLPWWGSAFGSQQAYGESCGNSKPFTMELHDSGNQLTATKRPGRGSTEQGLDKGNTNQFTVFPGDKQKLQPAISLQSSPPKHRGHFELGFSQPMICAKYPYMDQCYGLFSTYGPQVSGRIMLPLNLTTDEGPIYVNAKQYHGIMRRRQSRAKAVMVNRAARLRKPYMHESRHLHAVRRPRGCGGRFLNTKTSNNGKTGNGIKQVGDMQLFRHSGFQNSEVLQSESGTLNSSKTNGSSSNISGSEVTSTYSRGNLDRFSRNHHLGHSVQSLSDMMEGTRGMVMPTKYIAAVDHCCNLNV; the protein is encoded by the exons ATGGCTATGCAAACTGTTCATTACAAAGAACATGAAGGACTTGGGCAGCTGACATCAGTGTTACCTTGGTGGGGTTCTGCCTTTGGATCTCAACAAGCTTATGGTGAATCATGTGGCAACTCTAAGCCTTTTACCATGGAGCTTCACGATAGTGGAAACCAACTCACTGCCACTAAGCGACCCGGGCGGGGCAGTACTGAACAAGGACTTGATAAAGGGAACACAAATCAGTTCACAGTCTTCCCTG GGGATAAGCAAAAATTGCAGCCAGCAATCTCTCTGCAATCATCTCCACCAAAACATCGAGGTCATTTTGAGCTGGGATTCAGCCAGCCTATG ATCTGTGCAAAATATCCATACATGGATCAATGTTATGGACTCTTCTCAACATATGGACCTCAAGTTTCG GGACGCATAATGCTGCCACTGAACTTGACTACAGATGAAGGACCAATCTATGTCAATGCTAAGCAATACCACGGAATCATGCGGCGCAGACAATCTCGTGCAAAGGCAGTCATGGTGAACAGAGCAGCTAGGCTCCGTAAG CCATATATGCATGAATCACGGCATCTTCATGCCGTGCGCCGACCAAGGGGCTGTGGTGGACGTTTTCTGAACACCAAGACTTCGAACAATGGGAAAACTGGaaatggaatcaagcaagTTGGTGATATGCAGCTGTTTAGGCACTCTGGTTTTCAGAACTCTGAAGTCTTGCAATCCGAAAGTGGAACTTTGAACTCATCAAAAACAAATGGCAGCAGTTCCAACATATCCGGCTCAGAGGTGACCAGTACGTACTCTAGGGGAAATCTTGATCGTTTTTCAAGGAATCATCATCTCGGACACTCTGTGCAATCTCTGTCAGACATGATGGAGGGCACGCGTGGCATGGTTATGCCTACGAAATATATCGCAGCAGTGGATCACTGCTGCAACCTCAATGTCTGA